A genomic window from Pseudocitrobacter corydidari includes:
- the ispA gene encoding (2E,6E)-farnesyl diphosphate synthase, whose amino-acid sequence MDFSQQLNACVEHANSALRRFIEPQPFQNTPLVEAMQYGALLGGKRLRPFLVYATGKMFNVDQLTLDAPAAAVECIHAYSLMHDDLPAMDDDDLRRGQPTCHIKFGEANAILAGDALQTLAFSILSDAPMTNVSDRDRLAMVSELAQASGVAGMCGGQALDLDAEGKHVDLAALERIHRHKTGALIRAAVRLGALSAGEKGRSALPLLDKYAECIGLAFQVQDDILDVVGDTATLGKRQGADQQLGKSTYPALLGLEQARTKARDLIEEARQSLTELAAQSLDTTALEALANYIILRDK is encoded by the coding sequence ATGGATTTTTCGCAGCAGTTAAATGCCTGCGTCGAACACGCCAACAGCGCGTTGCGGCGTTTTATTGAGCCTCAGCCCTTTCAGAACACTCCGCTGGTTGAAGCGATGCAGTATGGCGCACTATTAGGTGGTAAACGCCTGCGTCCGTTCCTGGTGTACGCGACCGGGAAAATGTTTAACGTCGATCAGCTTACGCTGGACGCGCCCGCAGCCGCCGTTGAGTGCATTCATGCTTATTCGCTGATGCATGACGATCTTCCGGCAATGGACGATGACGATCTGCGTCGCGGTCAACCGACCTGCCACATTAAATTTGGCGAAGCGAATGCAATTCTGGCCGGCGATGCCCTGCAAACGCTGGCGTTTTCTATACTGAGTGATGCGCCGATGACCAACGTGTCGGACCGCGATCGTCTGGCGATGGTTTCTGAGCTGGCACAGGCCAGCGGCGTCGCCGGAATGTGCGGCGGTCAGGCGCTGGATCTCGATGCGGAAGGTAAGCATGTTGATCTTGCAGCGCTTGAGCGTATTCACCGTCATAAAACCGGTGCGTTGATTCGCGCCGCTGTGCGCTTAGGCGCATTGAGCGCGGGCGAGAAAGGCCGCAGCGCCCTGCCACTGCTGGATAAGTACGCTGAATGTATCGGCCTGGCATTCCAGGTTCAGGATGACATTCTGGATGTGGTGGGCGATACTGCGACCCTCGGCAAGCGCCAGGGTGCCGATCAGCAATTAGGCAAAAGCACCTATCCCGCACTGCTGGGCCTTGAGCAAGCCCGCACTAAAGCCCGTGACCTTATTGAAGAGGCCCGTCAGTCGTTAACTGAACTGGCCGCACAGTCACTGGATACTACTGCACTGGAAGCGCTGGCGAACTACATCATCCTGCGCGACA
- the xseB gene encoding exodeoxyribonuclease VII small subunit, which produces MPKKNEAPASFETSLTELEQIVNRLESGDLPLEEALNEFERGVQLARQGQAKLQQAEQRVQILLADNDNASLTPFTPDNE; this is translated from the coding sequence ATGCCAAAGAAAAATGAAGCCCCGGCCAGTTTCGAAACTTCACTCACCGAACTGGAGCAGATCGTTAATCGTCTCGAAAGCGGCGATCTTCCGCTGGAAGAGGCACTGAACGAATTCGAACGCGGCGTACAGCTGGCGCGTCAGGGGCAGGCCAAACTGCAACAGGCGGAACAACGCGTGCAGATCCTGCTGGCAGACAACGACAACGCCTCTCTGACTCCTTTTACGCCGGACAATGAATAA